One part of the Vitis riparia cultivar Riparia Gloire de Montpellier isolate 1030 chromosome 8, EGFV_Vit.rip_1.0, whole genome shotgun sequence genome encodes these proteins:
- the LOC117921070 gene encoding haloacid dehalogenase-like hydrolase domain-containing protein 3, giving the protein MALMACRTKASRALNCLIEKTACLRTGPCANGFSRRILDDPFGGIGHFRCYSSYAAVASNESRLGLGGFEVLGLKDYEEYRKALYGEITHKALLVDAVGTLLVPSQPMAQIYRKIGEKYGVEYSETEILNRYRRAYAQPWGRSRLRYVNDGRPFWQYIVSFSTGCSDTQYFEELYHYYTTEEAWHLCDPEAERVFMSLRKAGVKLAVVSNFDTRLRPVLQALNCNHWFDAVAVSAEVEAEKPNPTIFLKACELLGVKPEEVVHVGDDRRNDIWGARDAGCDAWLWGSDVYSFKEVAQRIGVQV; this is encoded by the exons ATGGCTCTAATGGCGTGCAGGACGAAGGCATCTAGGGCTCTAAATTGTCTCATAGAGAAAACAGCTTGTCTCAGAACTGGGCCTTGCGCCAATGGCTTTTCTCGGAGGATTCTGGACGACCCATTTGGGGGAATAGGCCATTTTCGCTGTTATTCTTCTTATGCGGCCGTGGCTTCGAACGAGTCCAGACTGGGTTTGGGTGGGTTTGAGGTTTTGGGACTGAAAGATTACGAGGAGTATAGAAAAGCTCTGTACGGAGAGATAACTCACAAGGCTCTCTTGGTTGATGCCGTCGGCACTCTTCTTGTTCCCTCACAGCCCATGGCTCAG ATCTATAGAAAGATTGGTGAGAAATATGGGGTGGAGTATTCGGAAACTGAGATATTAAACAGATACAGAAGGGCTTATGCACAGCCCTGGGGTAGATCTCGACTCAG ATATGTGAATGATGGAAGACCCTTCTGGCAATACATAGTCAGCTTTTCCACTGGCTGTTCAGATACTCAGTACTTTGAGGAACTTTACCACTACTATACTACTGAAGAG GCTTGGCACCTCTGTGATCCTGAGGCAGAGAGAGTATTCATGTCTCTTAGAAAAGCGGGTGTAAAATTGGCTGTTGTTTCAAACTTTGATACTCGATTAAGACCCGTTCTGCAGGCATTGAATTGCAATCACTGGTTTGATGCTGTGGCAGTGTCAGCTGAa GTTGAAGCAGAGAAGCCAAATCCTACAATATTTCTAAAAGCTTGTGAGTTATTGGGAGTAAAACCAGAGGAGGTTGTTCATGTAGGAGATGACCGGAGGAATGATATATGGGGTGCCAGAGATGCAGGCTGTGATGCTTGGCTCTGGGGAAGTGATGTCTACTCCTTCAAGGAG GTTGCTCAAAGGATAGGGGTCCAGGTCTGA
- the LOC117920042 gene encoding protein STRICTOSIDINE SYNTHASE-LIKE 2-like, which produces MAMSSKLLLAAAAAAAFLITALIAGKRTSLSSPEFDSEKFSNQKGAVIPIPIPGAIGPESLAFDFVGGGPYTGVSDGRIIKWEENDGRWVDFATTSSKREGCRGSRDHVPLEHICGRPLGLSFSELTGELYIADAYMGLLVVGPNGGLASTVASEAQGTPFGFTNGVDIHQTNGAVYFSDSSSRYQRRNFVAAIISGDNTGRLMKYEPESKQVTVLLRSLGFPNGVALSKNGDFILLSETSRCRILRFWLQTSKAGTVEVFTLLPGFPDNIKRNSKGEFWVGMHSRKGKLLEWFLSYPWIGRTLLKLPFPHGFLSFFSKWRKTGFAVKLSEEGEVLEIFEPENGNGWISSISEVYERDGSLWIGSVTTPCVGKYEK; this is translated from the exons ATGGCCATGAGCTCGAAGCTCCTCCTCGCCGCAGCTGCAGCTGCAGCTTTTCTAATCACTGCCTTAATCGCCGGCAAGCGTACGAGTTTGTCTTCTCCGGAGTTTGATTCCGAGAAATTCTCAAACCAGAAAGGTGCGGTTATTCCAATTCCAATTCCGGGTGCAATAGGGCCGGAGAGTTTGGCGTTCGACTTTGTTGGCGGCGGACCCTACACCGGAGTATCGGACGGCCGGATAATCAAGTGGGAGGAAAATGATGGGAGGTGGGTGGATTTTGCAACGACGTCTTCAAAGAG AGAAGGGTGTAGAGGATCCCGGGATCACGTGCCCTTGGAGCACATTTGCGGGCGCCCATTGGGCCTGAGTTTCAGCGAGCTCACCGGTGAACTCTACATTGCTGACGCTTATATGGGCCTTCTCGTTGTGGGCCCCAATGGCGGGCTTGCATCTACAGTTGCTTCCGAAGCCCAAGGCACTCCTTTCGGTTTCACCAACGGGGTGGATATCCATCAAACAAACGGAGCGGTATATTTCAGCGACAGCAGCTCACGCTACCAAAGGAG GAATTTTGTGGCTGCGATAATCAGTGGAGATAACACAGGAAGATTAATGAAATATGAGCCAGAAAGCAAACAAGTAACAGTTCTTCTCCGGAGTCTAGGGTTTCCAAATGGAGTAGCGTTGAGCAAAAATGGCGACTTCATTCTACTTTCAGAGACTTCCCGCTGCAGAATTCTAAGATTTTGGCTTCAAACATCTAAAGCTGGGACTGTTGAAGTTTTCACTCTACTCCCTGGGTTCCCGGATAACATCAAAAGGAACAGCAAAGGGGAGTTCTGGGTGGGAATGCATTCAAGAAAAGGAAAGCTTTTGGAGTGGTTTCTTTCATATCCTTGGATAGGGAGAACTTTGCTTAAGCTTCCATTTCCCCACGGTTTTCTTTCGTTTTTCTCCAAGTGGAGAAAGACTGGGTTTGCAGTGAAGCTGAGTGAGGAAGGCGAAGTACTGGAAATCTTCGAGCCCGAGAATGGAAATGGATGGATCAGTTCTATCAGTGAAGTGTACGAGAGAGATGGGAGTCTATGGATTGGATCCGTAACCACGCCTTGTGTGGGAAAATATGAAAAGTGA
- the LOC117919732 gene encoding two-component response regulator ARR9, with protein MGMSTESQFHVLAVDDSLIDRKLIEKLLKNSSYQVTTVDSGSKALEFLGLHENDPNTPSVSPNSHQEVEVNLIITDYCMPGMTGYDLLKKIKESSSLRNIPVVIMSSENVPSRITRCLEEGAEEFFLKPVQISDVNRLKPHMMKAKSKDQQEENQEKQEKQEEESEETEKSEPESQQPQQQQQQQQQQQQQSNNNKRKAIEEGLSPDRTRPRYSGLTVV; from the exons ATGGGCATGTCAACAGAGTCCCAATTTCATGTGCTAGCTGTTGATGACAGCCTTATTGATAGAAAATTGATCGAGAAGCTCCTCAAGAACTCATCCTATCAAG TAACTACAGTTGATTCTGGTAGCAAGGCCCTTGAATTTCTGGGTTTGCATGAAAATGACCCAAACACACCTTCCGTTTCTCCAAACAGTCATCAG GAAGTGGAGGTGAATCTTATAATTACTGACTACTGTATGCCTGGAATGACAGGCTATGATTTACTCAAAAAAATCAAG GAATCTTCATCTTTGAGAAATATACCAGTAGTGATCATGTCGTCTGAGAATGTGCCTTCAAGGATCACCAG ATGCTTAGAAGAAGGAGCAGAAGAATTTTTTCTGAAACCAGTTCAGATATCAGATGTGAATCGGCTTAAACCTCATATGATGAAAGCCAAAAGTAAGGATcaacaagaagaaaatcaagagaagcaagaaaaacaagaagaagaatcaGAAGAAACAGAAAAATCAGAGCCTGAATCACAACAAccacagcagcagcagcagcagcaacaacaacagcaacaacaatccaataataataagagaaagGCCATAGAAGAAGGGCTTTCACCAGATAGAACAAGACCCAGATATAGTGGCCTCACTGTGGTCTGA
- the LOC117921316 gene encoding protein STRICTOSIDINE SYNTHASE-LIKE 10-like gives MNTKLILTAITLAAISIILAVNSNHLFKPPSIPGTHDLLHGSEVIQVTGAFGPESIAFDPKGEGPYTGVADGRVLKWEGDGRGWTDFAVTTSERKECVRPFAPEMEHICGRPLGLRFDKKTGDLYIADAYFGLQVVEPNGGLATPLVTEVEGRRLLFTNDMDIDEVEDVIYFTDTSTDFHRRQFMAALLSGDNTGRLMKYDKSSKEVTVLLRGLAFANGVAMSKDRSFVLVAETTTGKIIRYWLKGPKAGKSDVFAEVPGYPDNVRRNSKGEFWVALHAKKGPHANWITSNSWVGKTLLKLPLTFKQLHKLIVVEAHATAIKLSEEGQVLEVLEDCEGKSMRFISEVEEHNGKLWLGSVMMPFIGVYNLH, from the exons ATGAACACGAAGCTCATACTCACTGCAATAACCCTAGCAGCCATCTCCATCATCCTCGCCGTTAATTCAAATCATCTCTTTAAACCGCCTTCGATTCCCGGCACTCATGACCTCCTCCACGGCTCGGAAGTAATCCAAGTCACCGGAGCCTTCGGACCGGAGAGTATAGCTTTCGACCCCAAAGGGGAAGGCCCCTACACCGGCGTCGCGGACGGCCGGGTTCTTAAATGGGAAGGGGATGGCCGCGGATGGACCGATTTTGCTGTCACCACTTCCGAAAG GAAGGAGTGTGTGAGGCCGTTTGCTCCGGAGATGGAACATATATGTGGAAGGCCGCTGGGGCTGCGATTTGACAAGAAAACGGGAGATCTGTATATCGCAGATGCCTACTTTGGGCTTCAAGTGGTAGAGCCAAATGGAGGTTTGGCCACCCCACTGGTGACGGAGGTTGAAGGCAGGCGCTTACTCTTCACCAACGATATGGACATCGACGAAGTTGAAGATGTGATTTATTTCACTGACACCAGCACAGATTTC CATAGACGACAATTCATGGCAGCACTCTTAAGCGGGGACAATACAGGCAGATTGATGAAGTATGATAAATCAAGCAAAGAAGTGACAGTTTTGCTACGGGGACTTGCTTTTGCCAATGGCGTAGCAATGAGCAAAGACCGCTCCTTTGTGCTGGTAGCTGAAACCACTACCGGTAAGATCATAAGGTATTGGCTTAAGGGTCCTAAAGCTGGAAAATCGGACGTTTTCGCAGAGGTACCAGGGTATCCAGACAACGTCAGAAGGAATTCAAAAGGAGAGTTTTGGGTGGCTTTGCATGCCAAAAAGGGACCTCATGCAAATTGGATTACTTCTAATTCATGGGTTGGGAAGACATTGTTGAAGCTTCCACTAACCTTCAAGCAACTACACAAGCTCATAGTGGTAGAGGCCCATGCTACTGCTATCAAGCTGAGCGAGGAAGGGCAAGTTTTGGAGGTTTTAGAAGATTGTGAAGGGAAAAGTATGAGGTTTATCAGTGAGGTGGAGGAGCATAATGGAAAGTTGTGGCTTGGATCAGTGATGATGCCCTTCATCGGCGTTTATAATTTGCATTAG